In the genome of Arachis stenosperma cultivar V10309 chromosome 6, arast.V10309.gnm1.PFL2, whole genome shotgun sequence, the window TTAATTTGACTTGTTAGGACTTTATATTAGGTAATGCCTGATTATTACAACTCGTTTTGCTTGGATTCCGTTAATTGACCTGAAATCACTTCTGTCTCGTGTGATTTTGGAAGATAAAATGGTGGAACACATGTATCTAATTGATATTGATATGCTATATATGTGACTGCACTTAGTGCTGATTGTATTATATTTACTGCACTCTTGGACTGGTCTTTATTTGGATTTGAATGTGGCTTCCTTTATTTTGCTTAATAGTAATTGGCTTGCAACGCATTACTTGCCTACCATACAAATTAGAGTTAAGAGTTAATACTCAAGATAACTTTGAAATTGGATCTTCAATTTAATTTAgccttttaatttttaaatgatttaaATTGTATCTTGAAATTTTAAGACATGACATCTAGTTGGTCCTTTTCTCAATTTTCATTGCCCTAGAGCTATGGCACGTTTAATTGACAGAGAACACCCCAAGAACGTGAAGAAGTTGTGGTATTCAGTAGTTCCCTCCTTTTTATCAAATATCTTGTAGACATAAACTTCCTTCACACCATCCTTCAACAATGGCGTCCCAATTTCCAATCTCAAATGCTTCACTAAACTTTTTAGGATATGCGTAgttttagtattattttattatttagatTCTATTCTcatgaaaattaaatatattcgAAGGAAGCTAGAAATTAAAATGATggtattttgattttttgaaattaaatttcaaactttaaaccaaacataaaaatataatattttcagtttaaaatttttaaaaattatttataatttctCTAACCACACACACCCTTAAACCTAGATTCGCCTCCACCTCGTTCGTGGCGGTGCTGCTACTTGGCCACCCTGTCTGTCACAACGATTGGGATGCTCTCGTAGCCCGCCACTGCCATAGCGCTAATTTGATCATCATGTCGAAAAGATTTCGATACCGTAACCAAATCGTCTGAGATTGAACGGATGTTCTTGAAAGTGGCTTCGATGAGAAATGATTGGTTTTATATACTCTTACAAACTGTCTAGCATCAAACTTTTTGTTCATTGGCTTTGTTGAGTTTGTTCTAACTCCTAATTTCATTTAGCAAAGGTACTAGATAGGTTGCTCATAAACATTGCTCTTACAAATTTATAGATAacttattttcttattttcatATACTCCTAATTTATTTTCTCATTTTATAGATGACAAATTTATCTGCTACGAAAGCAAATCTGTAAAGTGTGTTATTTTCTTAATGAGTTATGGCTTTGAAAATAAAGTATTTTCTTGAATGCTGGGGCGGATTCTCTTTTAACTTGTCTTTAACTAAAATAATCAGTTAAATGCTAAATACCACGGTATACACATATATTGTTAACTTctgattttttattaaaatctttttGTATCTATTACGACTTGTAAAATTATGCAAGATATGTATGATTCATATTGTGTGAATTTATGCAATACAATtcatcaaattattataaaatagttTGCTATACAACAATTCAAAAGATTATttccaatttatttttgtctcttAATCTTTTATTGCGTCTACAATTAGAGCAATTTTAACTTGTGAAAATAATCTATAGaatttatcatattattttctaatattttgaatatatttttgtcttttttatatttttgtttatttattctagaattttttaaagatatgaATCTAATTATCAGttatttaatataaaagattaaaattggAAACCATTGAAGAAGATAAAGAAATATGTACCATCCCATTCCAACCGAACATTTTACAATCTCCATGGGCATAATTCATGGTCTAATTCATTAATAATTAGGAcaagataattttttttggtatacTAAGGACAATTGGGCCCGTCCAAACTAGGATGAAATTAAACGCTCTAACCCTAAGCCCATAACAAGAAGAGAGAGAATCTTACGTGTTTCTTTCGCCTCCAATCtccccaattttcttttctttttccccaAGAACTTCATTCCTTCATTCATTCTACAATACGCAACTGCAGCTCCGAACAACACTCCAAACAaccagaaaaataaataaaattaccaAGTCCAATGGCAAGCAGAAAGCTGCTACGTGATTTGTTACTCTCCAAGCGATCACTTTTTCTTCCATTCACACCAAACCAGGTTCTTTATTCcctttcattcttctttttccttctttttaatccaaaattcgtttcgtttcttcttttttttttttgtgttactGAGGGTTTTAGCtgtaatttgtttatttttatttatttgtgtatttatttatttattttttggggGCACGACAGGGTTCGAGTGCGAGGTTGCGTCTGCTTCTGGCAGAGAGGGGTGAGAATGTTCGTAGGTACAGTGTCTTCGATGAGTTCTCTAAGAAAATTAAAGGTGAAGCTGAGAGGTATTGCTCTTTTCCCACCACACTCCATCTACTTGCTTTCTGCATTTTCCTCTTGTAATCAAATTGGAACCTTGGGAGATTGATTCTTGATAGTTCCCGAAATGAAAATCTATTCTAGGTTATCAATTCCTTGCGAGTTTAGGTTCTTAAAGCGAGTTTAACAAGTTGAGTTTATGATTAAGTTAACTCTTGAGTGTTATTACTTTTACTAGTTGCTGCTGCTGATATGCATATGGTGTGAATATGAAGCTTACTAGATTAGGCATATAAATCATCTTCCTGAAACAAACGGCAAGAATAGCAAGATTGTTCATAGTTGGAGACAACATAGGTTGAGTTTGAAATGCCTGTTTCTGCATTTCATGGGCTCATTGCCGTTCTTGTATATCATGTTCTCTTGATTTTTCTGAGGTTGCCTTTCATTGCACTCATGAGTCTTACTACCTGCTGCATATGTTTTGTTTGTTTGACAATTCTAGAAACCCAGAGTTCCAGCAGTCTGTTAAGGAGTTGAAGCAAAAAGCGGGCGAGCTGAAAGGGGTAAAAGAAGAGTTGAAAGAAAGGTAAGTTTAGCATTGTGGTCGCCATAATGTAATAATAAGCTTCGAATTTAGTTATTAATAGGTTGAGACATACCCTTGTATGTCAAGGCTTGCTCGGAACTTCAATGGAGGGCCTGAGATGATGAAATGGTGAACGCAGAACAAAGCAGAAAACTGAGCAGCTGTACAAAAAGGTGGATGGAGTGTGGACTGAAGCTGAAGCTGCTGCAAAGAAGGTACAGTTTATGGTCGTCTTTCATTATTGGAAATATTGGAAAAACGCCAGGCTAACCCTACTATAGAACAAATATGCACTGTAGCGTGTAATATAGAAAAGCTTCTAAACGACCCTACACTGATCTGGATGCAAATTGAAGTATTTAATGGTTTAAAATGGTGCTGTTATTGGGCATAGTACTGCTGTCGTTGCCCAAATTCTTTGCTGGTTATCTTGTGCAGCAAAAACTTTTGATTCTTCCAAATCAATTATTTTACACATCTGGTTGGGAACTGATGATCCCCTTGATCTGCTCTGAATAACCTGATGTGTTACCTGgaatttgattaataattataCTTGTTCAGGTTTCTTCCAATGTAAAAGAGAAGATTTCAGTGGCAACTGAGGAGGTTTGTTTCATGATTTACAAATACACTCATAAATGTGATTTACAATTGAAGGATTATTGATCTTATTTATGTGTACATTAGGTGAAAGAGACTTTTGGGATTGGAAAGCAGGATTCTTCTGGATCAACTAGTTCTTCAGCGGAGCAAAATGATAATGCAAATCAAGGTTCAAAAGCATCACCTAAGGAAGAGCAAAGCAAAACCTTTGAGTCAAGTAATTCTTCAGATTCTACTTTTGGCAAATTTAAGTCAACCATCCCCCCAAATGTTTCTGCTGCTTTCcaaaaattaaaggaagcaaAGTTCGTAGACATAGCCAAGAAAGGTTATGACGTTATAAGAGAAGAGCTGAGTAGTAATTCAACCAAGAGAAGGCGTGTTCCTTTTGCATCGCCTGGGGAAAGAAGTGATAGAACAGAACTTGTTGTTGTGCCTTCTAAGCAATCTTGGTGGAGTAAGAAGTTTGATGAGTTCAAGGACAAGGTAACTCAGTTAAAAATTCTTGTGATTTGATATTTGGATAGTCTTCGAAACTTCTCCattattaagttattttttCTACATATTCCTTTAGGTTAAAGCCCATCCTGTATCCAAGCGATTCATTAAATATAGTGACCCAGTGAAGACAAAAGGCCAAGAGGTATGTttcacactctctctctctctctctctctctctctctctctctctctctctctctctctctctctcaagaAGTAAGTTTCTTTATTCTACCAGCTAATTTTTTAACCTGTCACTTTGTTTTATAATGAGTTATGTATTTGGCTATGATTGCACCCATAATTGCTGGTGTCCTGCAAAATAATGCATTATTCTTTCATTTGACTTAAAACTCATCTTATATAGGGTTCATATTTCACATGTCTAATTGACAGATAGTAGAGGACTTGCGGGAACGATATGAAACCAGCGACAGCCGCATTATTCATAAAATACAGGAGTATATCTTAGTTCCTctacattttctttttattaccAAGTGACATTTTTCTGTAAATAGTAATGCATAGTGCATTTGTCTGGTTTTAGTATATTGCCATAATTTTCCACTCTCATTTTACAGTATCAATGATGGTTTGTTTCAAGAGTCAGATGTTGCGCTTTCAAACAAGGAAATACGTCAACGGGATCCGTAGGCCCTCATgccatttgttttttttttctcttaggcttaaatttgatttttatattcCTTGACatctctttcttttattttgattacCTGAGTTAGGTATTTTTCCTTACCCGAATTTATGGAGGAAGTGCAGGAAGCAATAAAACCGGTTCTCAATGCTTATATCAAGGTTAGTGCTAACTGCTAAGCTTGAGCCAGAATGTTGGAAATGTATTATATTTTATGTGTAATGCACATGTCAATGGTTCCTTGTTTTGCACAAGATAAATCTATGTTTAAGATTCTATGCTTAAGACTTGGAATGGTGCTTTGCCTATTTGCTATCACATTCTAATAAGCAACAGCTGTCACTTTTTCAGCTCATCACTTATCAtgcaattttcttttaaaaccaATCTTCAGTATCCTCTTTGTAACTTAAATGAATATTCTTTGTTCCAAGCCATGTGCTCAATTGCTTCCTTCGCATCAATCGTAAGAAAGGGAATACATGATGAAGATGAGAATTCATTGTATTGGACATGATGGTCAGAGAAACAATTCTGCGTTGGAGTTCGAGATTTGAGTCGTAGGTTATAGATAATTGGACAGTGTATAaatttcttaattattttttgtgttaCCTTAGTAGTAATCTTCAACCATCCGTTACAAGCCCTCTCTATTAGTAATTTTctgaaaagaaaaatgtttcctGTGGTGTGACATGTGGTTTATTGATGGTCTTTTATGTAGTGGGTTTCAAGAACGTAAACCTTTGTTAAATCTTGATATGTTCAAAGAAtatcttgaaaaagaaaaaacaattgTTGTATCCAATGTGAGGATTTGAATCTCACTGATTTAGAAAGTAAAGTTCTAAGCAATTATTTATGCTGGAGAATTT includes:
- the LOC130935620 gene encoding mitochondrial import inner membrane translocase subunit TIM44-2-like, with the translated sequence MASRKLLRDLLLSKRSLFLPFTPNQGSSARLRLLLAERGENVRRYSVFDEFSKKIKGEAERNPEFQQSVKELKQKAGELKGVKEELKERTKQKTEQLYKKVDGVWTEAEAAAKKVSSNVKEKISVATEEVKETFGIGKQDSSGSTSSSAEQNDNANQGSKASPKEEQSKTFESSNSSDSTFGKFKSTIPPNVSAAFQKLKEAKFVDIAKKGYDVIREELSSNSTKRRRVPFASPGERSDRTELVVVPSKQSWWSKKFDEFKDKVKAHPVSKRFIKYSDPVKTKGQEIVEDLRERYETSDSRIIHKIQDINDGLFQESDVALSNKEIRQRDPYFSLPEFMEEVQEAIKPVLNAYIKGDVETLKKYCSPELIERCKAEHTAYQSHGIFFDNKILHVSDVEYRETKMMGSSPVIIVTFQTQQIYCVRDRNGAITEGGKDTIHTVINAWALQQMEQDEGGEDGIYLMWRLREMQQQGMQTLI